Proteins encoded in a region of the candidate division WOR-3 bacterium genome:
- a CDS encoding UPF0175 family protein, with product MSITIPDDIFQSTGMSETELKLEIAVMLYQTEKLTLGNASRLAGMNQLNFQQLLASRNICIHYDVEDLQQDIQTLQALGKI from the coding sequence ATGAGCATCACAATTCCCGACGACATCTTTCAAAGTACCGGAATGTCAGAAACAGAATTAAAGCTGGAAATCGCCGTTATGCTTTACCAGACAGAAAAATTAACCCTGGGTAACGCCAGTCGTTTAGCTGGGATGAATCAACTTAATTTCCAACAACTCCTTGCCAGTCGTAATATCTGCATTCATTATGATGTAGAAGATTTACAACAAGATATTCAAACATTGCAAGCGCTAGGAAAAATTTGA